From one Plasmodium yoelii strain 17X genome assembly, chromosome: 12 genomic stretch:
- a CDS encoding U3 small nucleolar RNA-associated protein 25, putative, whose protein sequence is MKKYKKNKRKITSINELYELEYVKKEKKKKLKELKYKINKRNETTPQEDDNIKNFKNNNDDENEKKKKKIDKALLAKYEKLKQLENTPENNQNNETQNINNKSYKTFLQILQKKNKNTYNPPLKPKPPHTLLDPKQAPQFRSEVENGNENGNENGNENGNENGNENDKNGNDKNGNDKNGNDKNEASSFQSKDEIYMNILINNIKSQNEDFLNVKENDTDNKIASENDHILEHKDIYADYANKSYKLVENKMDYYFTFCQNIDDYFIKKFLQIKSKKEKHNNDNAELNKNQTIENMYVTSNLFLQTNIFKKKTNQENQKEYSSQIDQVEIQNEDIDEKTNNLFFNNIKIKPYFFSNYIEKNNITYFLMTILKTHPKSILDDNNYYNIYEPIINKLKIYISEFKYPLEFFNNQIYEYMQNYYNVDIKKVIKQESNEEDNIDDIKKMKKKLKKKKMKKKTFRDVSAILERDELKAYFHYINSYVDVFYSNQNILNFHFIRLLNSIHCLNHLKKKRKRKLYIKKKIEKLEKTQQVEKENIQLKDDFCDESFSKPKVLILCPFRYICKEYVDILINMLSLIEVKNKNRFINEYDLPPEEKKNLKNMYIKKKQSFDYINLYRGNSDDCFRLGIKLFENEKKIQLYSPFYDSDILICSPLGLEIIIKEYKETEEKTNNIYNDDEYNSDDYELNDTENSAKKTNKKKKINTNNNKKKKLYEYDFLSSIEILVIDQIDIILMQNILTLKNVLNFINKPLLKWRNANINRIAKYAIDGYIKNYRQTIITSNIIDTNFISLIQMSNNYRSYLKLFIKNDDDTILLSVRNILKINQYFKKIECDDILKIEECIINFFSTNVIEILTNIKQLIICIPTYIEYIRLYEILKKNDISFKGVNEYTTEKKRIKIQKLFKFEKINILLVTARLIYYERCTFKNANHVIFFSPPKFQFMYFELIKNITINSPNASSMCYYTKYHTYELERIVGQKRAIHLIHEKPGKITLFK, encoded by the coding sequence atgaaaaaatataaaaaaaataaaaggaaaataacATCAATTAATGAACTATACGAATTAGAATATgttaaaaaggaaaaaaaaaaaaaacttaaagaattgaaatataaaattaacaaacGAAATGAAACAACACCACAAGaagatgataatataaaaaattttaaaaacaataatgatgatgaaaatgaaaaaaaaaaaaaaaaaattgataaagCTTTGTTAgcaaaatatgaaaaattaaagcaACTTGAAAATACACCAGAAAACaatcaaaataatgaaacacaaaatataaataataaatcatataaaaCATTCTTAcaaattttacaaaaaaaaaacaaaaatacatACAACCCACCACTTAAACCCAAACCTCCCCATACTCTACTGGACCCAAAGCAAGCTCCACAGTTCAGAAGTGAAGTGGAAAATGGGAATGAAAATGGGAATGAAAATGGGAATGAAAATGGGAATGAAAATGggaatgaaaatgataaaaatggcaACGATAAAAATGGCAACGATAAAAATGGGAATGACAAAAATGAGGCATCTTCGTTTCAAAGCAAAGacgaaatatatatgaacattttaataaacaatataaaaagtcAAAATGAAGATTTCCTTAATgttaaagaaaatgatactgataataaaatagctAGCGAAAATGATCATATTTTAGAACACAAAGATATTTATGCAGATTATGCAAACAAATCATATAAATTagttgaaaataaaatggactattattttacattttgcCAAAATATTGatgattattttattaaaaaatttttacaaataaaatcaaaaaaagaaaaacacAACAATGATAATGcagaattaaataaaaatcaaaCAATAGAAAATATGTATGTTActtctaatttatttttacaaacaaatatttttaaaaaaaagacaaatcAAGAAAACCAAAAAGAATACTCCTCTCAAATTGACCAAGTTGAAATACAAAATGAAGATATAGACGAAAAAACTAATAatctattttttaataacataaaaataaaaccatattttttttcaaattatatagaaaaaaataatatcacatattttttaatgacAATTTTGAAAACACATCCAAAATCTATATtagatgataataattattataatatatatgaacctatcataaataaattaaaaatatatatttcagaATTCAAATATCCTcttgaattttttaataaccaaatatatgaatatatgcAAAATTATTACAATGTAGATATTAAAAAGGTTATAAAACAAGAATCAAATGAAGAAGACAATATtgatgatattaaaaaaatgaaaaaaaaattgaaaaaaaaaaaaatgaaaaaaaaaacatttcgAGATGTATCAGCTATTTTAGAAAGAGATGAACTTAAAGCATACTTCcattatataaattcatatgtcgatgttttttattcaaatcaaaatattttgaatttcCATTTTATAAGATTACTAAACAGTATACATTGCttaaatcatttaaaaaaaaaaagaaaaagaaaattatatataaaaaaaaaaattgaaaaattagaaaaaacaCAACAagtagaaaaagaaaatatacaaCTAAAAGATGATTTTTGTGATGAAAGCTTTTCAAAACCCAAAGTTTTAATTTTATGTCCATTTAGATATATTTGTAAAGAATACGTAGATATACTAATTAATATGTTATCATTAATTGaagtgaaaaataaaaaccgATTTATTAATGAATATGATCTACCAcctgaagaaaaaaaaaatcttaaaaatatgtatataaaaaaaaaacaatcatttgattatattaatttatatagaGGTAACAGTGATGACTGTTTTAGGTTAGGAAtcaaattatttgaaaatgaaaaaaaaatacaattatatagTCCTTTTTATGATAGTGATATATTAATATGCTCTCCTTTAGGCTtagaaattattataaaagaatataaagaaacagaagaaaaaacaaataatatatataatgatgaTGAATATAATTCAGATGATTATGAATTAAACGATACTGAAAATTCagcaaaaaaaacaaataaaaaaaaaaaaattaacacaaataataataaaaaaaaaaaattatatgaatatgattttttatcatcaattgaaatattagttattgatcaaattgatattatattaatgcaaaatatattaacattaaaaaatgttttaaattttataaataaaccATTATTAAAATGGCGTAATGCTAATATAAATCGAATAGCTAAATATGCCATAGAtggatatataaaaaattatagacAAACAATTATTACTTCAAATATTATAGACACAAATTTTATCTCATTAATTCAAATGTCAAATAATTATAGAAGTTATTTAAaactatttataaaaaacgATGATGATACTATTTTATTAAGTGTAAGAAATATacttaaaataaatcaatatttcaaaaaaattgaatgtgatgatattttaaaaattgaagAATGTATAATCAATTTTTTCTCAACAAATGTTATCGAAATTTTAACTAATATAAAgcaacttattatttgtataccAACATATATAGAATACATTAGATTGtatgaaatattaaaaaaaaatgatatatctTTTAAAGGTGTTAATGAATATACCACTgaaaaaaaacgaataaaaatccaaaaattatttaaatttgaaaaaattaatattttactagTTACAGCTcgtttaatttattatgaaCGATGTACTTTTAAAAATGCTAATCATGTCATCTTTTTCTCTCCACCTAAATTTCAATTTATGTATTttgaattaattaaaaatataactatAAATTCACCAAACGCATCATCTATGTGTTACTACACTAAATATCACACATATGAACTTGAAAGAATTGTTGGACAAAAACGAGCAATCCACTTAATACATGAAAAACCAGGAAAAATCActttatttaaatga